The region CTGGGGAAACGGAATAAGAACAAGCAAGAACCATCCTTTCCTGCTGTAGTGGATGCTGCCATTGTGATTGGTAAATCTGAAAATGACAGTACAGATGGGAAGGGCGTTCCAGGAATTTCTGAAATTAGTAAAAGTCCCAGAAATGGAGAGGGTCAAGACTGTCTCGAGGTAAACATTGTGGCGAAGGAGACACTGGAGAGGAAGAAGCCTGAACCCAGGAAATGGAAGAAGAATAAGCAGGGGCGATCCCCTGCTGCTGTGTCTGATGATGGTGCTGTTGAGGCAGACAAATCTGGAAATGTTGGCACAGATGGGAATGGTGCTTTAGGAGATGCTCAAGTTAGTATGAGCACAGTAGAGCATCCATGCTGTCCAGAGGCGAACATGGCAGAGAAGGGGACACAGGTGAAGAAGAAGCGTAAGCCCAAGAAACGAAAGAATAATAAGGAAGGATCCCCTTCTGTTGTACTTGATACTGGTGCTGTTGTGGCAGATGAATCTGGAAGTAGCTGTATGAATGGTGATGGTGCACCACAGGATGGTGAAGCTAGTATTAGCCCTAGAGATGGAGAGGACCCAAACCGTCCTGGGGTAAACATTGCAGAGAAGGGGGTACCAAAGTTGAAGAAGAATAAGCTCAAAAAACGGAAGAAGAAGAACCAGGAGCAATCCCCTTCTACCTTGTTGGATGCCGGTGATGTTGTGCCAGATAAATCAGGATGTGGCAGCACAAATGTGGAAGCTGCACCCAGAGGTGCTGATGTCACTACGAGTCCCAGACCTGGAGAGGGTCCAGAATGTCCCAATGCAAACATAACTGAGCATTTGGTGGAGGAAAATAAAGTGAATGAAGACTTCTCTCAGGAACCTAAGCTCAAGAAACAGAAGAAATATAAGCAAGATCAATCCCCTTCTGCTATACCAGACACCAGTGGTGTTGTGGTGGATAAAATTGAAAAGGGCTACATAGAAGGCGAAGGAGGGGAAGGTCTACCAGGAGATACTGAAATCAGTATGAGTCCCAGAAATGGAAAGGGACCAGATCGTCCTGAGGTAAACATAGCTGAAAATTCGGTGGAGGGAAAGAATGAGAATAACGGAAACTCTCAGAAGCCTAAGCGGAAGAAACGGAAAAGGAAGAAGAGGGCTCAAGTAGCTGTTACTGAGGCACCTGCGGTGGGTGATGTCAGCTCAGATGAAAGGAAGAATGTGTGTAGGACAGGTACCGTGAAGGTTACAGGAAGTATGGGATACTCTATATGTGAATCTGAGGTTACTGCAAAAAATGTTGTCCAGGACATGTACTCACCAGGAGGATCGCTTGTAAGGTTTCAGAGGAAAAAACTTCTTATTCTTGATCTTAATGGTCTGCTTGCGGATATCACTCCAATCCACCGCAACTCTCGCGACTCTCGCTTGGCACATGCAAAAGTTCGAGGCAAATATGGTAAAGTTACTTCTTTAATATTCCTTGTGCAGCACTTTCCTTTTGGTATCAATCTGGATCGGAATTTCTATCTCATCAAAATGCTAATGTCATACTATTGCAACAGTCTTCATAAGACCATACCATGACGATTTTCTGAGAttttgcttccagaactttgagctaGGGGTATGGTCGTCGAGAATGAAGTACTGATTCTTTTCCCCTACACCTCTTCACTTGACATGATTTATCCGTACGGTGCTAATTCCAATTTTCTAATTCTCCAGAGTAAATGTGGATGATGTTGTCGATATCCTTATGAAAGATCTCAGGCGACACTTGCTATTCTGCTGGGTAAGTAATGGAAATGCATGTGTACTTGCTACTTCTAATCTCTGGCCAATTTTTGTTGTTGATGGTCTCCACTTGGAGTATAATTGCAAGAAAGCCAAGGTGATGTGCATTTGCACAGTCCATGAAATGTGTGAAAATGTCATTTGCATTGCTATATTATTTTCGATTACTTTTTTCTGTTTCTCTTTCTGGAGTTACTCTGAAATCCTGATGCATTAACTGTTCTAATCTGCCCAGGATGCATCTCACTGCACTACTACCAAGTGTAGTACTCTTGAAAATCAACGCAAACCCTTAGTACTGAAGGAACTAAAGAAACTGTGGAATAAAGAGGACCCTGATCTTCCGTGGGAGCAAGGGGAATTTTCGCCTTCGAATACTTTGCTTGTGGATGATTCCCCTTACAAGGCTCTGTGCAATCCGGTACTGAGTTGTACCCTGCTCGTATTGTGTTGTATGTGTTGATGCTAAGCCTATCTGTTGCTATTCACATATATTTTATGTTGACATCTGTATTTTGCAGCCACACACTGCCATTTTCCCACAACCCTACAGCTACCATAACAGGACGGATAATTCATTGGGTCAGATTCATCATTTTAAGATTGCGTTACTGTTTTACATGTGTGGAATCATTAATGCTGAATGTTGTTCCGTAAACAGGACCAGGTGGAGATCTTCGTGTGTATCTAGAGAACCTTGCTGCTGCAGATGATGTTCAGCGTTATGTTCAGGAGCACCCTTTTGGTCAACCTTTCATTACTGAGAGTGATCCGAATTGGGATTTCTATGCAAAAATACGTGACAGACTGGAGAAGCGAGAGAAGTGTGCCGCTTGATGGTCCTGTGCCTTGATACAGTAAGCAAGAGCTTTGGCCGGGCTTGTGTTGGATGGCAGAGAGTTTTGACTCTGGAGTTCGTTTTGTTTCTTGGCTTGGCAGTTGGCATGACTACTTGTAGACAGGGGGTATTGGTGATTTGAACATCTTTTACTCTCTGTTGTTTCGGTCTGTGATTATCCTGAAGTAGTCAAGGCTAGGTGTTCACAAGGTCGTACGTATTACTTCACATGTACTTTGGTTACACATGTTGGCATGCGTCATTAGTCATT is a window of Triticum dicoccoides isolate Atlit2015 ecotype Zavitan chromosome 2B, WEW_v2.0, whole genome shotgun sequence DNA encoding:
- the LOC119363908 gene encoding uncharacterized protein LOC119363908 → MGKKGKRRGEAAATGAPEEAAEQEAPAASAAASDSATPRRSRRRGGDARAAQEASATVHALDPADAGKGTTDREKKPKLNERKKNKREQSPCAAASGADAPATGKSGDDCTDGEGVLGNSEVCKKRKRNKKIMQEPSSFTVSDDIAVEVNKSGVGCKNVEDVPGDDEAGRRPRNEEDLGFSAVNIAEQDVPKGKKLKLGKRNKNKQEPSFPAVVDAAIVIGKSENDSTDGKGVPGISEISKSPRNGEGQDCLEVNIVAKETLERKKPEPRKWKKNKQGRSPAAVSDDGAVEADKSGNVGTDGNGALGDAQVSMSTVEHPCCPEANMAEKGTQVKKKRKPKKRKNNKEGSPSVVLDTGAVVADESGSSCMNGDGAPQDGEASISPRDGEDPNRPGVNIAEKGVPKLKKNKLKKRKKKNQEQSPSTLLDAGDVVPDKSGCGSTNVEAAPRGADVTTSPRPGEGPECPNANITEHLVEENKVNEDFSQEPKLKKQKKYKQDQSPSAIPDTSGVVVDKIEKGYIEGEGGEGLPGDTEISMSPRNGKGPDRPEVNIAENSVEGKNENNGNSQKPKRKKRKRKKRAQVAVTEAPAVGDVSSDERKNVCRTGTVKVTGSMGYSICESEVTAKNVVQDMYSPGGSLVRFQRKKLLILDLNGLLADITPIHRNSRDSRLAHAKVRGKYVFIRPYHDDFLRFCFQNFELGVWSSRMKVNVDDVVDILMKDLRRHLLFCWDASHCTTTKCSTLENQRKPLVLKELKKLWNKEDPDLPWEQGEFSPSNTLLVDDSPYKALCNPPHTAIFPQPYSYHNRTDNSLGPGGDLRVYLENLAAADDVQRYVQEHPFGQPFITESDPNWDFYAKIRDRLEKREKCAA